GAGGGCGGGATTCTGGCTTTGATGGCCTTGTTGGGCGAAAAGCTCGAAGGCAGGAAACAGTTGGCCGCATCCCTCCTGGTCCTGGCCATTTTCGGCGCCTGTCTTTTGTATGCGGATGCGTTGATCACGCCGGCCATATCAATTCTGAGTGCGGTGGAGGGTTTGAAGGAAATCAACCCATCCTTTGCCCCATGGGTGATTCCGGTGTCGCTGGTGATACTTGTTCTGCTCTTCGCCTGCCAGAAGCATGGCACCAGCAAGATCGGCGCCTTCTTTGGCCCGGTGATGCTCGTCTGGTTCGCCGTGCTTGGAGTGCTCGGAGTCGTCCATATTTGGAGCGAACCGCAGGTGTTGCAGGCGTTGAATCCCTGGGCGGGCTTTCGTTTTTTGCTTAAGCATGGATGGATGAGTTTCGGGGTGCTGGGTTCGCTTTTCCTTGTGGTCACGGGAGGCGAAGCGCTCTATGCCGACATGGGCCACTTCAATGCCAAGGTGATCCGCGAAGGATGGTTTTGGATTGTGCTGCCCGGCCTTGTGCTGAACTATTTCGGACAGGGAGCCTTGCTGCTGCACGATCCCTCGGCACTGGATCAGATTTTCTTTTTGCTGGCGCCAAAATGGGCGTTGACTCCGCTGGTGATCCTGGCCACTGCGGCCACGATCATCGCATCCCAGGCCATCATCACCGGCACCTATTCCCTCACAAGCCAGGCGGTCCAGCTTGGCTACAGCCCGCGCCTGGCGATTCTGCAGACTTCCTCCGAATCCATCGGACAAATTTATATTCCCCTGGTCAACTGGGTTCTCATGCTGGGTTGTTTGGGCCTTGTCGTCGCTTTCAAGGAATCGACAGCGCTGGGCGACGCCTACGGCCTGGCGGTTTCAGGAACCATGATGGTCACCACCGTGCTCTTTTTCTTTGTCACCCGCATGATCTGGCGCTGGCCTCTCTGGCTTGCCCTGGGCCTGACCGGGGCTTTCCTGATCCCGGATATTACATTTTTCCTGTCCAATACCCTGAAAATAGCAACCGGCGGCTGGTTCCCGCTGTTGGTGGGCGCCGTGTTGTTTGGCATCATGATCACCTGGCACCGGGGTCGGGAACTCCTGCGCCGAATGTTGAGCGACGGAATGATCGGCAGCGCGGATTTCATCCGCGACATCCGCAGCAGCCGCCCGCACCGTGTTTCGGGAACGGCTGTCTTTTTCTCGTCGAATCCGGGGACGGTGCCGCGTTCGTTGCTCCATAATTACAAGCATAACAAGGTTCTGCATAAAACAAACGTGTTCCTCACGGTAGTGACCGAAACCGTTCCGTATGTCCAGGGGGAAAGGGCCGAGGTCAGGGAACTGGGAGAAAGCTTTTATCAAATCACCCTGCATTACGGGTTCCGCGAAAATCCGAACGTTCCCGAGGCTCTCCAGCCGATTGAATGCAAGCAGCTTTCCTTTGCGCCCATGAAGACCACGTATTTTCTGTCGCGCCAGACATTGATCGCCTCCAGCGCGGGACGCTCGCGGCTGCCGTTTTGGCAGAAGCCCCTGTTTGTCTTCATGTTCCGCAACGCGCTGGACCCGGCGAAATTCTTCAAGATTCCCGCCAACCGTGTTGTCGAGTTGGGCGAGCAGATGACGATTTAGCCTGCATATTTCATGCTCATTTCAATTGTCAGCCTGTTAGCGCCGGGACGTAACAACGGAAAGATACGTACTGGGCATATGCAGGCTATGTAACCCGGATGTTCCTGCATCCCTGTTCCTGCCAGACTTTGGAGCAGGACACTTTGCTGAGGTTTTCAGAAGCGTGTGAAACATCAGGGTTAGGGTGATTGGAAATGCGGGTCCTCACGCAGAGACGCGGAGCCGCAGAGGAACACATTTTTGCCCCCGAAACACATCAGAACAGGTGGATGAACACGAATAACGCTCATGAAAAGATGGCAAGGGCACTGTGTCATTCTGATCTATTCATAGTGCGTCCACAGGCGAAGGACTTTGACGATGCGGTCTTCCTTAATAACCTGATAGACCAATCGGTGTTGAATATTGATTCGTCGTGAATAGGCGCCGGAAAGGTCCCCGATCAGTTTCTCGTAGGGAGGGGGATTTTGGAATGGATTGTCTGAAATTATATCCAGAAGCGTCTGTGCTTTGTGTTTCAAACCTGTGTTTGCAAGCTTCCTTGCATCTTTCTGCGCCTGTTTGGTGAAAACCAAGCGGTAACTCACCAGTCAAGCTCCTTGGCGCACTCCGATATAGGTGTGGCAAGGCCTGCCCGAATAGATTTGCGCATCCCAGGAATGGAGATCAAATACAGACTTTCTTGAATGGCGCGCCAGTCCTCTTCTGAGACGAGAACAGCATTGCTGCGTTTGCCTGTTATCTGGATGGGCTCGTGCGAGTCTGCGGCCTCATCAAGTAGCTTGTAAATGATGGTGCGGGCTGTCGTGGCTGTAACCGTCTGCATAATGTAAGCGTGCGCAATAGCGTGCGTGCAGTCAAGGAAGATTTTTTTGCAGATACAATCCTGTTCTTCTGATCTGTATGCCTGGGTGTTCAGTTGGGTTTAGAGATTGGCATGGACTTTTTAGATTCCTGCCGATCCCGTTCGATGATGGACATTACCAGTTCTTTGCTTGGTGCGCAGGCTGTGTGAAAGACTTTGAAAGAAAGCCACGGCATATTGAATCCCGTGTTCAGGCCGATCAAGTTTCCATTGGGTGATAAAACAGCCCCACCACTATCCCCAGGTTGCGTTGGGAGGTTTGTTGAAATTACTGAGATACCTTCGTCAGCGCCGACTTTTGACTGGTTCAGTATCTGGCCTGCAAGCACAATCAGCCTGCCGTTTGGGCCCAGCTCACTGGCAAGTGCATAAACTTGTTTTTGGTCTGACTTTAAGGGTTCCAATCGCAGAGGATTGTCGATGTGATTCTCGATATGAAGAATTGCGAATTCCGCTCCGGGTTCGCCGAATGATTTTTTATAAACCACGCGGGCGCGCGCCGTTGCCAGCTTCCCCTCCATCCAGCCGAGGACGCCGCAGTGCGGTTTTGCAGCGTGGGCTGCGGTAATGAGGTAACCATCTTGCGTAATCCCCGTTGCCAGACCGAGAAGGCAATCCGGACTTTCAATTTTCCAGATGCAGTGGCTGCCATTGATGGAGAAGTTAATGTGCATAGGAGAGTCGCTCGCAAACAAAAAGAATCCGCCATGTTCGATGTTTGGGAACTGTGTGCTGAACTCTTTGGCTCCACGTCTTGAAGAATCGTCCCGTTCCTGTTTGGGGGGTTGGCCGAGCGGTGCGCAACCAGCCAGTAGGAGTGCTTAAAGCAGCGTGATAGAGCGGTATTGTTCAGTTTTTTTCTTCATGTAAATTGGCCATAACCACATCAAAAATCGAGTTCACCAAATCGGCAGACGAGCCGATCTGTTCTTGGAGCTGGGGATTCGGCAGGAGGATGGGGTGAAGAATTTCGGAAATGCGGGGTTTCAGCAAGTCTGGATCCCGAGTGAGCAATAATTCCCGATCCAGTTGGCAAAGCACTGGATCGTGCAGCAGGGCGGAAATTTTAAATAGAAAATGGGAACGCTCTTGTTTTGAAGCGATCCGAATTTTGTAGGCGTCGATAAGGTCCGAGCACCCAACAGGCAATGATGCCCGTGATGCAGGCAGATTGGGTTCCGGGATCCGATTCATTCAGGCAGGGTTATGATTGATGAATGTTAGAGCAAGAGCGAGTCAAAAGTGTGACGACATGGCGCTCGCCCCACCACTCGGTTTGCGCGCCTATCAGTACAATCTGCGGTTAAAAATATGCAGCCTTTCAAGCTCCTTGGCATGCTTGTTGCTTCAAAAGTCGCCTTATGTCCAAACTATTACGTTTTCGAGGTTTTGTGCGCACAGTGTCCGTTGTTGCAGGCTTTACAGCCGCCGAGAGTGGGCTTGTTCCATACGTTGGGATGACCACTAGTTGCAGAAAACTGAACGGCAAATAAATGGA
The nucleotide sequence above comes from Candidatus Methylacidiphilales bacterium. Encoded proteins:
- a CDS encoding potassium transporter Kup, producing MKRQGAAAALIAVLGIVYGDIGTSPLYAFRECFEGAHHIDISAESIIGVLSLIFWALIFIISIKYLAFILRADNKHEGGILALMALLGEKLEGRKQLAASLLVLAIFGACLLYADALITPAISILSAVEGLKEINPSFAPWVIPVSLVILVLLFACQKHGTSKIGAFFGPVMLVWFAVLGVLGVVHIWSEPQVLQALNPWAGFRFLLKHGWMSFGVLGSLFLVVTGGEALYADMGHFNAKVIREGWFWIVLPGLVLNYFGQGALLLHDPSALDQIFFLLAPKWALTPLVILATAATIIASQAIITGTYSLTSQAVQLGYSPRLAILQTSSESIGQIYIPLVNWVLMLGCLGLVVAFKESTALGDAYGLAVSGTMMVTTVLFFFVTRMIWRWPLWLALGLTGAFLIPDITFFLSNTLKIATGGWFPLLVGAVLFGIMITWHRGRELLRRMLSDGMIGSADFIRDIRSSRPHRVSGTAVFFSSNPGTVPRSLLHNYKHNKVLHKTNVFLTVVTETVPYVQGERAEVRELGESFYQITLHYGFRENPNVPEALQPIECKQLSFAPMKTTYFLSRQTLIASSAGRSRLPFWQKPLFVFMFRNALDPAKFFKIPANRVVELGEQMTI
- a CDS encoding Txe/YoeB family addiction module toxin — protein: MSYRLVFTKQAQKDARKLANTGLKHKAQTLLDIISDNPFQNPPPYEKLIGDLSGAYSRRINIQHRLVYQVIKEDRIVKVLRLWTHYE
- a CDS encoding type II toxin-antitoxin system Phd/YefM family antitoxin, translating into MQTVTATTARTIIYKLLDEAADSHEPIQITGKRSNAVLVSEEDWRAIQESLYLISIPGMRKSIRAGLATPISECAKELDW
- a CDS encoding serine protease, whose protein sequence is MHINFSINGSHCIWKIESPDCLLGLATGITQDGYLITAAHAAKPHCGVLGWMEGKLATARARVVYKKSFGEPGAEFAILHIENHIDNPLRLEPLKSDQKQVYALASELGPNGRLIVLAGQILNQSKVGADEGISVISTNLPTQPGDSGGAVLSPNGNLIGLNTGFNMPWLSFKVFHTACAPSKELVMSIIERDRQESKKSMPISKPN